A region from the Rhodothermus sp. genome encodes:
- a CDS encoding dihydroorotase, translating into METDARRMPDLLLRGGILIDPETGRQRRADLLIRGGRIVGIAASITADDVPVYDATGKLISPGWMDMHVHLREPGQEHKETIETGCRAAAFGGFTAVACMPNTDPPIHTRDVVEFVIERGRHTPVDVYPIACVSKNREGKELTEMADLVEGGAVAFSDDGAPVQHGGLMRRALEYASMLDRAIINHMEDLTLNPQGHMHEGVVSTRLGVPGIPAVAEEVMIARDLILAEYTGGHVHVAHISTARSVELVRQAKARGVRVTAEVCPHHFTLTDEAVERTGFSTNTKMHPPLRTAADVAAIKEGLRDGTIDAICTDHAPHASFEKEVEFIEAPFGIIGLETAWGLIGRELIGPGVLSVAEAVFKLTVAPRRILRLPVPRLAEGEPANLTIFDTTTRWVFEARYIRSKSQNTPFIGEELVGRAWAIYNRGWFVTQEP; encoded by the coding sequence ATGGAGACGGATGCACGCCGGATGCCCGATCTGCTCCTTCGGGGGGGGATCCTGATCGATCCGGAAACGGGCCGGCAGCGACGGGCTGATCTGTTGATTCGTGGTGGCCGGATTGTCGGCATTGCCGCGTCGATTACGGCTGACGATGTGCCGGTTTACGACGCCACAGGCAAGTTGATTTCGCCCGGGTGGATGGATATGCATGTGCATCTGCGGGAGCCCGGACAGGAACATAAGGAGACCATCGAGACCGGCTGCCGGGCGGCCGCCTTTGGAGGGTTTACGGCGGTGGCCTGCATGCCCAACACCGATCCCCCCATCCACACACGAGACGTTGTAGAATTTGTAATCGAGCGCGGACGGCACACGCCGGTCGATGTGTATCCGATCGCCTGCGTGTCAAAAAACCGGGAAGGGAAGGAGCTGACCGAGATGGCCGATCTGGTTGAAGGCGGAGCCGTAGCATTCAGTGACGATGGGGCGCCGGTGCAGCACGGCGGCCTGATGAGACGAGCGCTTGAGTATGCGTCGATGCTGGATCGGGCCATCATTAACCACATGGAAGATCTCACGCTCAACCCGCAGGGACACATGCACGAAGGGGTCGTATCGACGCGGTTGGGCGTGCCGGGTATTCCAGCGGTAGCCGAAGAGGTCATGATCGCGCGTGATCTGATCCTGGCCGAGTATACCGGTGGCCATGTGCATGTGGCCCATATCTCAACGGCCCGGTCGGTAGAGCTGGTGCGGCAGGCCAAGGCGCGAGGGGTGCGTGTAACAGCCGAGGTCTGCCCCCATCATTTCACGCTGACCGATGAAGCAGTCGAGCGCACGGGCTTTTCGACCAATACAAAGATGCATCCGCCGCTGCGCACGGCCGCCGATGTGGCAGCGATCAAAGAAGGACTGCGGGACGGCACCATCGACGCGATCTGCACCGACCATGCGCCTCATGCCAGCTTTGAGAAGGAGGTAGAGTTCATCGAAGCGCCTTTTGGCATTATCGGCCTGGAGACGGCCTGGGGGTTGATCGGCCGGGAGCTGATCGGGCCGGGTGTGCTGAGTGTGGCCGAAGCGGTGTTCAAGCTGACCGTGGCTCCACGCCGCATTCTGCGACTGCCCGTGCCGCGCCTGGCCGAAGGTGAGCCGGCCAACCTGACCATTTTCGATACGACCACGCGCTGGGTCTTTGAAGCCCGATATATTCGTTCGAAGAGCCAGAATACACCGTTTATTGGGGAAGAGCTGGTCGGGCGCGCCTGGGCCATCTACAATCGTGGTTGGTTTGTAACGCAGGAACCCTGA
- a CDS encoding S9 family peptidase, giving the protein MMRARKTKWILIGWFLLVGLMPAAVAQQTVQTRPRLTLEDIHASRMFVPEFFRGGRWAEEGPVILYIESDPQTGATHLIRYNLETGRRERLIDGNRLYAQDVGRLIRIEGYQYSRDGRRVLLYTDSERVWRYNTKGFYYVYDLEADSLRPVSDRRKGFQMFAKFSPDGRQVAFVRDRNLYLVDLDSGQEIPLTTDGAPDSIINGTFDWVYEEEFGLRDGWAWSPDGRYIAFFKLDESPVAAFTMVDLRAHYPRPITFRYPKAGEPNSEIQIGVIDLQTGQIRFFDTNTWYEGGDRYEYLARMGWTPPIDGRHYVWMFRMNRDQNHLELLYGDPATMTLRTVLEEQASAWLEVETGFTDLEAGQLTYLQDDQHFVWISERDGYRHLYLYRNDGTLVRQLTQGPWDVTDFHGVDERGGWVYFTATIDGPRERHLYRVPLRTGASNGQMPRPQRITREPGTHEVSLSSDFRYYIDTHTRFLQPPVVTLHRITGEQVAVLEGNETLRKRLAAYGLRPPEFFTVPGADGTPLQAYLIKPSDFDSTKQYPLLLYVYGGPGSQTVVDDWGGSRMLWHYYLAEELDILVASVDNRGTGARGYAFKTATYRRLGQLEAQDQIAAAKALAQRPYVDPDRIGIWGWSYGGYMTLMAMLYGDGPQVFRVGVSVAPVTDWRLYDTIYTERYMSTPQKNPEGYRLGSPITYADRLAERQRLLIIHGDLDDNVHFQNAAQMIDALQRAGKQFAFMMYPGRNHGIYGGNTRLHLFTLITNFLQENLVSAH; this is encoded by the coding sequence ATGATGCGCGCCCGAAAAACCAAATGGATACTGATCGGATGGTTTCTACTGGTGGGGCTGATGCCGGCAGCGGTGGCCCAGCAGACCGTACAGACACGCCCACGGCTCACCCTGGAGGATATTCACGCTTCGCGCATGTTCGTTCCGGAGTTTTTCCGGGGGGGACGCTGGGCCGAAGAAGGGCCGGTCATTCTGTACATCGAGTCAGATCCGCAGACCGGGGCCACGCACCTGATCCGCTACAACCTGGAGACGGGCCGGCGCGAGCGGCTCATCGACGGCAACCGACTCTATGCACAGGACGTCGGGCGGCTTATTCGCATCGAAGGCTATCAGTACAGCCGGGATGGGCGTCGCGTGCTGCTCTACACCGACTCGGAGCGCGTCTGGCGCTACAATACGAAAGGTTTCTATTACGTCTATGATCTGGAAGCCGACTCGCTGCGGCCGGTCAGCGATCGACGCAAAGGCTTTCAGATGTTTGCTAAGTTCAGCCCGGATGGCCGCCAGGTGGCTTTTGTGCGCGATCGCAACCTGTACCTGGTCGATCTTGACAGCGGCCAGGAGATTCCACTGACGACCGACGGCGCACCGGATAGCATTATCAACGGTACATTCGACTGGGTCTATGAGGAAGAATTTGGACTGCGCGATGGCTGGGCCTGGAGCCCCGACGGCCGCTACATCGCCTTTTTCAAGCTGGACGAATCACCGGTGGCTGCTTTTACGATGGTGGATCTGCGGGCGCATTATCCCAGGCCTATCACCTTCCGCTATCCCAAGGCCGGTGAGCCCAACAGTGAGATTCAGATTGGCGTGATCGACCTGCAGACGGGCCAGATTCGCTTCTTCGATACGAATACCTGGTATGAAGGCGGCGACCGCTACGAATATCTGGCACGTATGGGATGGACGCCGCCGATCGACGGCCGCCATTATGTCTGGATGTTCCGGATGAACCGAGATCAGAACCATCTGGAGTTACTCTACGGCGATCCGGCTACCATGACGCTGCGCACTGTGCTGGAGGAACAGGCCTCGGCCTGGCTTGAAGTGGAAACGGGCTTCACGGATCTGGAAGCCGGTCAGCTCACCTACCTGCAGGACGATCAACACTTTGTATGGATCAGCGAGCGCGATGGCTATCGCCACCTGTACCTGTATCGCAATGATGGCACATTGGTGCGCCAGCTTACCCAGGGTCCATGGGATGTGACCGATTTCCACGGCGTAGATGAGCGAGGCGGTTGGGTGTACTTCACGGCCACAATCGATGGTCCCCGGGAGCGTCACCTTTACCGCGTACCACTTCGGACGGGAGCTTCCAACGGGCAAATGCCCAGGCCACAGCGAATTACCCGAGAACCCGGTACCCATGAGGTGAGTCTTTCCAGTGATTTTCGGTATTACATCGATACGCATACACGTTTTCTGCAGCCACCCGTTGTAACGCTGCACCGCATCACGGGTGAGCAGGTAGCCGTGCTTGAAGGCAACGAGACCTTGCGGAAACGGCTGGCTGCCTATGGGTTGCGCCCGCCAGAATTCTTTACCGTGCCCGGGGCCGATGGTACGCCACTGCAGGCCTACCTGATCAAGCCATCCGACTTCGACTCCACGAAGCAGTATCCGCTGTTGCTGTACGTCTATGGCGGTCCCGGATCGCAAACGGTGGTAGACGACTGGGGGGGCTCCCGGATGCTCTGGCATTACTATCTGGCCGAAGAGCTGGATATCCTGGTGGCCAGCGTGGACAATCGAGGAACGGGTGCCCGGGGCTATGCCTTTAAAACAGCCACTTATCGTCGGTTGGGACAGCTCGAAGCCCAGGACCAGATCGCTGCCGCCAAAGCGCTGGCGCAGCGCCCCTACGTCGATCCCGATCGCATCGGTATCTGGGGCTGGAGTTATGGCGGCTATATGACGCTCATGGCCATGCTTTATGGCGACGGACCACAGGTCTTCCGGGTGGGCGTTTCGGTAGCTCCGGTTACCGACTGGCGGCTTTACGATACGATCTACACCGAACGCTATATGTCGACCCCCCAGAAAAATCCGGAAGGGTATCGGCTGGGGTCACCGATCACTTACGCTGATCGGCTTGCAGAGCGACAGCGGTTGCTGATCATCCACGGCGATCTGGACGACAACGTACACTTTCAAAATGCAGCCCAGATGATTGATGCGCTCCAGCGAGCAGGCAAGCAGTTTGCCTTTATGATGTATCCGGGGCGCAACCATGGCATCTACGGCGGGAATACCCGCCTGCATCTGTTTACGCTGATCACGAATTTTCTGCAGGAAAACCTGGTAAGCGCGCACTGA
- a CDS encoding porin, which produces MRFRLLLLLGLVACPAQAQLTASPTVTLGGTLQTRFSYGRYENRMRLGFGVRRARLRVAVRLSEHWLLYFQLDGTGTSARLPDAYARYTPHPSWSFRIGRLASIQPRSLALTSHRYVDAVERPVMAERWGARTIGRDGRDFGLEVAYRHKRGRFLLFLHNGDGNWDRLRGNYRESPSSTDVTGGRQRTGLAISLGGELTPPAVDGLEVGGFVSYNGAGNPNTEGRRYVSYGLHLYRGAYPGSYPFRLKIDGLVVHYFRQAGINPATADDRLSGIAALGALRLHPAAEAFARYEWLDEGRTATDRSIWTIGFSFSPSALQGASYEQQRLTVAYTTERDIPQHLLVFQWQLIF; this is translated from the coding sequence GTGCGTTTTCGACTGCTGCTTCTCCTTGGTCTTGTGGCCTGCCCGGCACAGGCCCAGTTGACTGCCTCGCCAACGGTTACCCTGGGCGGTACGCTGCAAACGCGCTTCAGCTATGGTCGGTACGAAAACCGAATGCGGCTGGGCTTTGGCGTTCGGCGTGCGCGGCTACGCGTAGCTGTTCGGCTTTCCGAGCACTGGCTGCTTTACTTTCAGCTGGACGGAACCGGAACGTCGGCCCGTCTTCCGGATGCCTATGCGCGTTACACCCCGCATCCAAGCTGGTCTTTCCGGATCGGCCGCCTGGCTTCCATCCAGCCCCGATCGCTGGCACTGACTTCACACCGATACGTAGATGCTGTCGAGCGCCCGGTCATGGCCGAACGCTGGGGGGCCCGTACCATTGGAAGAGACGGCCGTGACTTTGGGCTGGAGGTAGCCTATCGCCATAAGCGAGGACGCTTCCTGCTCTTTCTGCACAACGGAGATGGCAACTGGGATCGGCTGCGTGGCAACTATCGCGAAAGCCCGAGCAGCACCGACGTTACCGGCGGTCGACAACGCACCGGACTGGCCATCAGCCTGGGCGGCGAACTGACGCCACCAGCTGTAGATGGGCTGGAGGTAGGCGGCTTTGTCAGCTACAATGGTGCGGGCAATCCCAACACGGAGGGGCGACGCTATGTGTCGTATGGACTCCACCTGTACCGGGGTGCCTATCCGGGGAGTTATCCGTTTCGGCTAAAAATCGACGGTCTGGTGGTCCACTATTTCCGGCAAGCAGGAATCAATCCTGCAACAGCAGATGATCGCCTGAGCGGTATCGCTGCCCTGGGGGCTTTGCGGCTGCATCCTGCCGCCGAAGCCTTTGCCCGATACGAATGGCTGGATGAGGGGCGTACGGCAACCGACCGATCCATCTGGACGATCGGCTTTAGCTTCAGCCCGAGTGCGCTGCAAGGAGCCAGCTATGAGCAACAACGCCTGACGGTCGCCTACACCACCGAGCGCGACATTCCCCAGCACCTGCTCGTCTTTCAGTGGCAGCTGATTTTTTGA
- a CDS encoding pseudouridine-5'-phosphate glycosidase: MDAPVALESTVIAHGLPAPHNLDVARRCEAAIRAEGARPCTIAILRGQVRLGLQPAELRHLATAPDIRKVSLRDLPVVLARKLDGATTVAATLHLAWRAGISVMVTGGIGGVHRRPDGLSSADVSADLEALARIPAIVVCSGPKIILDLEATREQLETRGITVVGYRTDTMPAFYCPSSGLPVDVRCNTPAEVVELYRARLRLGLPGTLLVTVPPPNRVALAFEIVLPVLEQALREAETRQLRAEALTPFLLACLRKRLGSRALQANIALLEQNAIVAARIARTLATATSSL; this comes from the coding sequence ATGGATGCTCCGGTTGCGCTGGAATCGACGGTAATTGCGCACGGCCTACCGGCGCCCCATAATCTGGACGTCGCGCGACGGTGTGAGGCTGCCATTCGTGCCGAAGGCGCCCGTCCCTGCACGATCGCCATCCTGCGCGGACAGGTACGGCTGGGGCTTCAACCAGCCGAACTGCGCCATCTGGCCACCGCTCCCGACATCCGCAAGGTCAGCCTTCGAGATCTACCTGTAGTGCTTGCTCGGAAGCTGGACGGCGCCACCACCGTGGCGGCCACGCTCCATCTGGCCTGGCGCGCTGGCATTTCCGTCATGGTGACCGGTGGCATCGGCGGCGTCCACCGCCGTCCCGACGGGCTGTCTTCTGCCGACGTCAGTGCCGATCTGGAAGCGCTGGCCCGCATCCCGGCCATTGTGGTCTGTTCGGGTCCCAAAATCATTCTGGACCTGGAAGCGACTCGGGAGCAACTCGAAACGCGCGGCATCACGGTGGTGGGCTATCGGACCGACACGATGCCGGCTTTTTATTGCCCGAGCAGCGGCCTGCCCGTCGATGTCCGGTGCAACACCCCGGCAGAAGTTGTGGAACTCTATCGGGCTCGGCTGCGGCTGGGCTTACCTGGTACTCTCCTGGTGACCGTTCCCCCGCCCAATCGTGTTGCCCTGGCTTTCGAAATCGTCCTTCCCGTGCTGGAGCAGGCGCTGCGCGAAGCCGAAACCCGACAGCTACGCGCCGAAGCACTCACTCCCTTTTTGCTGGCCTGCCTGCGTAAACGGCTGGGCTCGCGGGCACTGCAGGCCAACATTGCCTTGCTGGAACAGAATGCCATTGTAGCAGCTCGTATTGCGCGGACGCTGGCTACGGCGACTTCGTCCCTTTGA
- a CDS encoding D-alanine--D-alanine ligase family protein has product MSPAEARLRVGVVFGGVSPEHEVSVITGLQAAAALDRARYEVVPLYIAKDGSWYTGSILLELEAYQDLDALRQAAIPVRFAPAVHGRLLLVEARPRRWPWQRARRYLVDVVLLALHGGEGENGGVQGLCETLNVPYTGSGVLGSSLGMDKVLSKLLCREQGIPVVDFRWFREADWADHEEAWLDRLEAELGYPMVVKPARLGSSIGIQRVEDRAALDAAIEEAFRYDEKVVVERAVRQLREVNCAVLGDPSEARPSVLEEPVRSGQTSLLTFQDKYMRGGGKSGWQGRKQQMSQGMASLDRIIPAPLDETKTRVIQEMAVRVFQLFECAGVARIDFLLDDETGQVYFNEINTIPGSFSFYLWEPAGVPFNALMDELIRLAQKRHREKNGRVRSYDVNLLSMRSLQGLKGTKSP; this is encoded by the coding sequence ATGTCGCCTGCTGAAGCACGCTTACGGGTTGGTGTGGTCTTTGGCGGTGTTTCGCCAGAGCATGAGGTGTCGGTCATCACCGGGTTGCAGGCAGCGGCGGCGCTCGATCGCGCCCGCTACGAGGTGGTTCCGCTCTACATTGCCAAGGATGGAAGCTGGTATACCGGATCGATACTGCTGGAGCTGGAGGCCTATCAGGATCTGGATGCGCTTCGGCAGGCAGCCATCCCGGTACGGTTTGCTCCGGCTGTGCATGGTCGGTTGTTGCTCGTTGAGGCCAGGCCACGTCGTTGGCCCTGGCAGCGTGCCCGGCGCTACCTGGTGGACGTAGTGCTGCTGGCATTGCATGGGGGTGAGGGAGAAAACGGGGGGGTGCAGGGGCTATGCGAGACGCTCAACGTGCCTTATACAGGAAGTGGTGTGCTTGGCTCATCTCTGGGAATGGACAAGGTGCTGTCCAAACTGCTGTGTCGGGAGCAGGGAATCCCTGTGGTGGACTTCCGATGGTTCCGGGAAGCTGACTGGGCCGACCACGAAGAGGCCTGGCTCGATCGGCTGGAAGCCGAGCTGGGCTATCCGATGGTTGTCAAGCCAGCTCGCCTGGGGTCATCGATCGGCATTCAGCGCGTCGAAGATCGGGCGGCGCTCGACGCCGCCATTGAGGAGGCCTTTCGCTACGACGAAAAGGTGGTGGTCGAACGGGCAGTCCGTCAGTTGCGCGAGGTGAACTGTGCCGTGCTGGGCGATCCGTCGGAGGCGCGGCCCAGCGTGCTTGAAGAGCCCGTACGGAGCGGTCAGACATCGCTCCTGACGTTCCAGGATAAATACATGCGGGGTGGGGGAAAATCCGGTTGGCAGGGGCGCAAGCAGCAGATGTCTCAGGGTATGGCTTCGCTGGATCGAATCATTCCGGCTCCGTTGGATGAAACAAAGACACGCGTTATCCAGGAGATGGCTGTGCGCGTCTTTCAGCTTTTCGAATGTGCCGGGGTGGCCCGTATCGACTTTTTGCTGGATGACGAGACCGGACAGGTTTATTTCAATGAAATCAATACGATTCCGGGTTCGTTCTCCTTTTACCTGTGGGAGCCCGCCGGCGTCCCGTTCAATGCGTTGATGGATGAGCTGATCCGGCTGGCGCAGAAGCGGCATCGCGAAAAGAACGGTCGTGTGCGTTCATACGACGTGAACTTGCTTTCCATGCGTAGCTTGCAGGGACTCAAAGGGACGAAGTCGCCGTAG